A window of the Cystobacter fuscus genome harbors these coding sequences:
- a CDS encoding hybrid sensor histidine kinase/response regulator, which translates to MSLVLIAEDEDAMLDIFAQIVEDLGHRALRAHDGEEALLLARTQPPELVVSDHMMPRRTGMELLRELRADTALREVPFLLLSAARPPGLEEATEFLAKPVDLDTFETAVRRLLRVRPATDVAPEARPGAVHPDGVMREEMLNWVAHEIKTPLSSARLNAQMLLRKQTTRADPDERKHAEAILRQLDRMTGLVTSILDAARLSDGKLMIRQENGDFASFLQGVVREWRELQPQVDFRLVGTEQPLPLSFDSERVRNILNNLLSNAVKYGGERKHVEVTLSLSPGLAVVHVRDWGQGIAASELPNIFERFHRAEDSGGSGHGLGLYIASAIARLHGGSLGAKSSLGEGSTFSLRLPLGH; encoded by the coding sequence ATGAGCCTCGTTCTCATCGCCGAGGACGAGGACGCGATGCTCGACATCTTCGCGCAGATCGTGGAGGACCTGGGCCACCGCGCCCTCAGGGCCCACGATGGGGAAGAGGCGCTGCTGCTGGCCCGGACGCAGCCGCCGGAACTCGTGGTGAGCGACCACATGATGCCCCGGCGCACCGGCATGGAGCTGCTGCGCGAGCTGCGCGCGGACACGGCGCTGCGCGAGGTGCCCTTCCTGCTCTTGAGCGCCGCGCGCCCGCCGGGTCTGGAAGAGGCCACGGAGTTTCTCGCCAAGCCCGTGGACCTCGACACCTTCGAGACCGCCGTGCGCCGGCTGCTGCGCGTGCGTCCCGCCACGGACGTGGCACCGGAGGCCAGACCCGGCGCGGTGCACCCCGACGGAGTCATGCGCGAGGAGATGCTCAACTGGGTGGCGCATGAAATCAAGACGCCCCTGAGCTCCGCGCGGCTCAACGCCCAGATGCTGCTGCGCAAGCAGACGACGCGAGCGGACCCCGACGAGCGCAAGCACGCCGAGGCCATCCTGCGGCAGCTCGACCGGATGACCGGCCTCGTCACCTCCATCCTCGATGCGGCCCGCCTCTCCGATGGCAAGCTGATGATTCGCCAGGAGAACGGGGACTTCGCCTCGTTCCTCCAGGGAGTGGTGCGGGAGTGGCGGGAGTTGCAGCCCCAGGTGGACTTCCGCCTGGTGGGCACGGAGCAGCCGCTCCCGCTCTCCTTCGATTCGGAGCGCGTGCGCAACATCCTCAACAACCTCCTGTCCAACGCGGTGAAGTACGGGGGCGAGCGCAAGCATGTCGAGGTGACGCTGTCGCTCTCGCCCGGGCTCGCCGTCGTCCACGTGCGCGACTGGGGCCAGGGCATCGCCGCTTCGGAGTTGCCCAACATCTTCGAGCGCTTCCACCGCGCGGAGGACTCGGGAGGCAGCGGGCATGGACTGGGGCTGTACATCGCCTCGGCGATCGCCCGGCTGCACGGGGGCTCGCTCGGCGCGAAGTCGAGCCTCGGCGAGGGCTCCACCTTCAGCCTGCGGCTTCCCCTCGGGCACTAG